The segment AAGGATTCCATCATCTCAGAATAACTTACCTGATGAAGACTCATCTGCCAAATTCCTTTTTTCACTCCTGCGGCATTGAGTGAGAGCCAAAAAATAAATAAGCTTATTTGCAACCCCCAGAAAAATTTATTTAAATAGTTTGCTGTTCTTGACTTATCAATATACTTAAAATTAAAAAACTCAAAACAGGCAGCAAACAAAATCATGCTGTTAATACCGATAGTGGTACCCATTGCATGGGCAACTGTTACATGTGTTCCGTGTGTATAAATATTTATAGCGGGGATCGACATTAAAAGGGCTTGTATCATGTTAAGGAAGACCCAAATATCAGTAGCCATTAAAAAACGAAAAGGAAAATAATGATAGTTCTTTTGTATGCTACTCACACTTTTTTTCCAGTCGTATATTATTTTAATAAAAAAAATCCACTCGGTCATACTGACAATATAGCCTATATATCTGATGTAATTCTCTCCTGGAAGTGTATAAAGATGATGCCCCCAATTAAACATAAGGTTAAACAAACCAAGGAAATACATAAAGAAAGCCTGTTTACTGTTCCCCGTGGTTTCTGTGCCTTCAATTTTATCCATCAAAAAGATAGCTGTTCCATATAGAATTTGGTTCCAGGAGCCAACAAGAGAACCATTCACTTTCCACTGAATCGTCATATCGGTTATAAAGTGTTCTCTGAAAAAAGGGAAAATCCATAAGTAGTTTTCTAAAAATGTAAATAAGAAAAAAACAATACCCGTTAACCACATCCAGATATAAACAGGCCATGATTTTATTTTTCTTACTATAGAAATAAAATTTATAAGAAAGAGTACCCAAGCAATAACAATAGGCAATGCCCAGATCGGATCAAATTCCCAATACTCTCTTCCGCCAAATTTTTTTATGCAATAAGAAAATAAAATACCAACAATGGCTAATATCCACAAACCCCACTGGATAAGGGATCTATTGTTTATTATTGCTTGTCCCGTATATAATTGCAAACCGTTATAAACGCAACCTGTTGCTCCTAAAATAAGCCAAAATATAGCAGAGGAAACGTGTAAGGGTCGTAGAGATACAAAACCTAATTCGTTTTTAAGAAAATAGGGAAAGATATATGTAATTGCAGCCAATATACCGAAACACAGACAAAGTGCTAACATTGATAAAGCACTTAGTAAAAATAAATTACCAATATTTATTTTACTTTTTTTCATTTTGCTCGATCATTCCAAATCGTTCAGTTTTAAAACTTCTTGGATCGGAGGTCCCGCTTTTATCTACTGATTTTAAAAATTCTATTAGGTTACTAAGTTCCTCTTCAGATAAATTAAAAGCCGGCATTTGTTTTGCCCCTGCGCTCACCATAGCACGTATTAGAGGCTCTCCCTTACCTTGAGTGGAAATTACATTTGTTAAGTCAGGTCCTAAAAATCCTCCTAATCCATATAGCTGATGACAAGTCTGGCAATTATATTTTTGCCAAACAAGATGTCCTTCCGATGCTTTTTTTACATCAAACCCTTCTGCTTTTTTTGCTGAAAGAGGTTGAAGGTAGATGCTGAAAGAATAAATTAAAAAGGAAGTACACAAAATTAAAAACACATGTACATTTTTCCATTTCATAATTTCTCAAATTTTGCCTGAAAGAATCGAAGATACTTTGGCTCATAAACCATCTTTAATCCTTTTATAGATTTTCTTCTTTCATAAACTGCAGCAGCTGATTCTGCAACCACATCCATATGGGCTTGCGTATAAACTCTTCGTGGAATGGTAAACCGTACAAGTTCAAGCTTAGGATAATAATTTTCACCATTTGCTTTTCTTCCAGCCGATACAATTCCGCGCTCCATTGTCCTAACACCTGAATCGATAAAAATTTCTGTAGTTAAAGTTTGCGCCGGATACTGATCTTGAGTAAGATGAGGTAAAAATGCTTTTGCATCCACAAATACGCCGTGCCCACCAATTGGTTTTACAATAGGAATATTATACTCCATCATTTTATGTCCTAAGTATTCTACCTGCCCAACTCTTGCGCGCTGATGATTATCATCCAAGCCTTCTGCTATCCCAACAGCAATTGCTTCCATATCTCTTCCTGCAAGTCCACCGTATGTATGTAGTCCCTCATACACAACAACCAAGTTCCTTGCTTCTTCAAAAACATCTGGTTCGTTGGTTGCCATAAAACCTCCAATATTTACCAGTGCATCCTTTTTTGCACTCATCGTTGCTCCATCTGTGTAAGAGCAAATTTCTTTTACGATTTCCTTTATCGTTTTTTTATCGTACCCTTTTTCTCTTTGCTGAATGAAATACGCATTCTCTGCAACGCGAGTCATATCATGTATAATCCTAATTTTATGCTTATTGGTGTATTCGCGTAATTCCTTTATATTAGCCATACTCACGGGCTGTCCACCAGCTAAATTCACATTGGTAGCAAGGCTCACATAAGCTATTTTTTTTGATCCATGTTCCTTTACTAATTTATCAAGTTTAGAAATATCTACATTGCCTTTGAAGGGATGTTCGTTTAAAGGATCGTGTGCCTCGTCAATAATAATATCAGCAAAAATTCCACCAGCAAGTTCTTGATGCAAGCGTGTTGTGGTAAAATACATGTTGCCTGGGACAATATCTCCCTTTTTAATTAAGATTTTTGAAATAATATTTTCAGCAGCTCTCCCTTGATGTGTTGGAACAAGGTATTTATAGCCATAATATTTTGTAACCGCATCCTCTAATTTATAATAACTTTTACTTCCGGCATAAGCTTCGTCTCCAGTCATAAAAGCGCCCCATTGTTGATCGCTCATAGAGTTTGTTCCACTATCTGTAAGTAAATCAATATATACATCTTCTGATTTAAGCAAGAAAGTATTGTAGCCTGCTTCTTTAATAGCCTTTATTCTTTGTGCTTTGGTTGTCATTTTTAATAGTTCAACCATTTTCATTTTGTAGGGTTCTGCCCATGAGCGTTTTTCGAGATTTTTCATAACGTAATTTTTAATTGTTAAACATTAGCAACTGCATTTAATTCAGTTAGAGATTCTTTTATGATTTCTAAAAGTTGTAGATTATTTCTTTGAAAATCTTTATCATTAGCCATTATTTTCGAGAATAATGATTCATAATAGGCTATTCCTTCTATTAAATTATTTTTAAAAGTCTGAAAATAATTTGCTTTTTTTTCTGAAAGTTTACTAAGGTTCTCTTCAAATTCTTTTTTGATATAATCAACATAAAGTTGCAATTCGTTTACAAAAAGATTTGGTCTTTTTAAATTATTTAAAAGATTAAGCCTGCCATAAATATGATCCACCATTTGTTTTAAAGAAAATGTACCAGAAAAATAAGCTAAATTAGGTCCTGGACAAATAGTTACTGCGCTTAAGTTATGAGCAGGATTCGTTTCATTTTTGAGTAGTGCAGGAGCACCAAGTCCTTCGCACAAGCAATCCTTTTCTTCTATTTTAGCTATTTCTTCTCCTAAAATTTCCTTATCTTCAATAGTGTTTGTTAATTGTTCTATTTTTAATTTTTGGTATTGCCTTGATGCTGTACAAATTGCCTCTTCTGTAAACTCTGTATTTGAAACGAGAAATTTTTTATAACAAGGACTTCCTGGTCTATGTTTTGAAATTCTCTTTTTTCTTTGAATTTCAGAACTACTATCTCTAAGATTATTAAACGGAACTCCCAACGGTGAAGCATGACTCAAATAATAGTCTTCTTTTTTTGCATTTGCCAGTTTTTGCAATGTTTCACTATCAACATTAGTTGCTTCTGGAACTAAAAGGAAGGGGCTACCCCAGCCTGTTCCATCTAAATTGTAATATTCTAATAAAAAAGTATCCTCATTTGCATTTCCAATACCACCTTGAGCTGTTATTTTCAATTCAGGATCCAATACGAACGGAGACCGATTGGCTTTTTCTAATGAACTTTTGCAATCATTAAAAAGCTCTTCAAATAATTGATTTCTTTTATTCTTAAATTCCTCTAATATGGGCCCCATTAAAACTCCAGTTGAAATAAAAGCGTGCCCGCCACAATTTATTCCAGACTCTATTCTGAATTCAGAAACCCACAAACCTTTTTTAGCTAAATATTTTCCTTGTATGAGTGCCGAACGATAATCGCTGACTTTAAGAATTATTTTTTTCTTTATCAACCCATTTGTATCCGGAAAAAAATCATTAAATTTTTCGCAATAACTGAATAAACGAGGGTTCATTCCAGCAGAAAAAATAATGGATGAATTTAATGTGCTTTGTGCATATCCTCGAAAAGCTGCTAAAGCATCAGAATATTCGATTGGTAATTCTTTCCCGTCTTTATCGTAATTTTTTTTATCAATCTTAGTCATAATATTTACATCGATAAAGCCAGGCACAATAAATTCCTTTAGAGTTTTTTGAATGGCACTTTTTTCATTCTCTTTACAAGTGGATAGAGAATTGTATAATTTTTTTTGAAGCGATTGATCTGGAAGCATCTGGAAATACTGATTGATATCATTATCTGTTTTAAAATCCTCTTCCTTCACATTTTTAATTTGCTTACTTACGATATAGTCCATTAAATCGAGATAAGCCCTAACTCTTTTTGCGCGAGAATCTTCTTCACTAACTGAAATTTCTTTGTATTCAAGATTTTCACGTTTGCAAAGAATTTCTCTCATTCGCTCAATAAGATGATCTTCTATTATAGACACAACCGATGTTATACCATATTTCGCAACTTTCACCGGCGTATCGATTGTAAAACCCAATCCCATTACAGGAATATGGAAAGAATGTGGTGTTTTAGAATTCATAATATAATTTTTTAGTGCTATGCGTTCGCAAATGTATAGCTTTTTTCTTTTAAATAGGATAATATTATCCGAATTAAAAATATATTTTATTCTATGACTTAAATCATCAATGAACAATTTAGTTTTATCGAATTTCGCAAAAAAAGCAGTGTGATGTTAAAGCCAGAAATAGTGAAATCAATAACCCGTTTGTATGGTTATGAAGAGTATAAAAGCTTTGTCATTTCTCTTGCTAATGAACATAAATCAACTGGAGAACAAACAAATGAGCACGTTGCTGCTACTCTAATTAATTCGCAACGTATTAAAAGAATTGATAAACAATGTGAACTCAATTCAGAATTAAAAAACTCGTTAGATTTAATTAAAAGTCGATATCAATGGATTGTTATTACTGAATCGTGGTGTGGCGATGGTGCACAATGTCTTCCTGTAATTGCGAAAATGGCAAAATACAATTCTCTCATTAATTTAAAAATAATTTTGAGAGATCAAAATTTAGAAATGATGGATTTGTTTCTAACCAACGGAAACAGAGCAATTCCCAAATTGATTTGCCTGGATGAAAATTCAAATAAAATTATCGGTACCTGGGGACCTCGACCAAAAATAATTCAAGATATGGTTGTTGATTATAAAAATAAATTTCCGGAAGCGACTCATGAAGAATTTGTAACCTCCCTCCATTTGTGGTATGCAAGAGATAAAACACAAGCTATCCAAACAGAATTTGTCGAACTTCTAAAAAAATGGAGTATCCAAAAAACTGTTTAAATTAATAAATCGGCAAAAAAAATCAGTTTTTTTTACGATATTCGCCTTCCCAAAAAATTAATTTTCTAAAGCTATGTCAGAAGGAAGACAAATTATTTTTTCGATGGTGAAAGTCGGCAAAACGCTGACTACAGGCAAAACCATCCTGAAAGATATTTATTTATCATTTTATTACGGTGCCAAAATCGGTATTATCGGTTTAAACGGTTCCGGAAAATCAACGCTGATGAAGATTATCGCGGGCGTTGAAAAATCATATCAAGGCGAATTGCATTTTTCGCCCGGTTATAAAATCGGTTATTTGGAACAAGAACCTCAATTGGATAATTCTAAAACCGTTATCGAGATTGTCCGCGAAGGCGCACAAGAATTTGTGGATATTTTAAAAGAATACGAAGAAGTAAACAATAAATTTTCGGAGCCGATGAGCGATGACGAAATGAATAAACTCATTGAACGTCAGGCGCGCTTAAACGATTTAATTGATCAACACGATTTGTGGAATTTAGACAATCGTTTGGAAATGGCAATGGACGCTTTGCGTTGTCCTGAGAGCAATGTATCGGTAAAAAATCTTTCGGGAGGAGAAAGAAGACGCGTTGCGTTGTGTCGTTTATTAATTCAAAAACCAGCTATTTTATTGCTCGATGAGCCAACGAATCACTTGGATGCAGAATCTGTAGATTGGCTGGAACAACATTTAAAAACGTATGAAGGAACTGTTATCGCGATTACGCATGATCGTTACTTTTTGGATAATGTAGCAGGTTGGATTTTAGAGTTAGATCGAGGTGAAGGCATTCCTTGGAAAGGAAATTATTCGTTGTGGTTGGAACAAAAAGGACAACGTTTAGCGCAGGAAGAAAAAACGGAAAGTAAACGTCAAAAAATATTGGCGCGCGAGTTAGATTGGGTGCGTCAAGGCGCGAAAGGTCGTCAGGCAAAATCAAAAGCGCGTTTACAGAATTACGATAAAATGTTGGGCGAAGATGTGAAATCGAAAGAAGAAAAATTAGAACTTTTTATTTCTAACGGTCCGCGTTTGGGAAGCGAAGTCATCGAATCTGTTGGTATTTCGAAAGGTTTTGGCGATAAATTATTATATGAAAATTTAAGTTTCAAACTTCCACCTGCCGGAATTGTTGGTATTATTGGTCCGAATGGCGCGGGAAAAACAACGTTGTTCCGTATGATAATGGGACAAGAAAAACCCGATACAGGCGAATTTAAAATTGGGTCAACCGTAAAAGTTTCTTACGTAGATCAAGCGCACGAAAATATTGATCCGAATAAAACGGTTTATGAAGTTATCACCGGAGGAAATGAAATTATTGAAATGGGCGGAATGACAATTAATTCGCGCGCTTATGTTTCGCGATTTAATTTTAACGGAACGGAACAAGGAAAAAAATGTGGCGTGCTTTCGGGCGGTGAACGCAGTCGTTTGCATTTGGCATTGACGTTAAAATCGGAAGCTAATGTGTTGTTACTCGATGAGCCTTCCAACGATATTGACGTAAATACATTGCGCGCTTTGGAAGAAGCTTTGGAAAATTTTGCTGGTTGCGCGGTAGTTATTTCTCACGATCGTTGGTTTTTAGATAGAATTTGCACACATATTTTAGCTTTTGAAGGCGATTCGCAAGTGTATTATTTTGAAGGCGGTTATACCGAATACGAAGAAAATAAAAAGAAACGCCTTGGTAACGTGGAACCAAAAAGAATTCGCTATAAAAAATTAGCGGTTTAGTAAATAACTTAGTTGGAAGGTTTAAAGTTGAAATGTTAGAAAATTAAATGCTAACAACAATCTTTAAACTTTAAAACTTTTTGAACTTTTAACATTGAATAAACCAAGCATTCCCAAAGGCACACGCGATTTTTCACCACAAGAAATGGTGAAACGAAATTATATTTTCGATACGATAAGAGAAACGTTTCAGCGGTTTGGCTATTTACCAATTGAAACTCCTGCAATGGAAAGTTTGGAAACATTAATGGGGAAATACGGAGAAGAAGGCGATAAATTAATTTTCAAAATACTCAACTCTGGAAATTTTTTTTCTGAATTTAAAAATGACGAACAAATTGTTGAAGAAAAAAATAAAGGTGAAAAAAATTTCACAAAATATATTTCCGAGAAAGCCCTTCGTTACGATTTAACCGTTCCTTTTGCACGTTATGTGGTGCAACATCAAAACGAAATTACATTTCCGTTTAAACGCTATCAAATACAACCTGTCTGGCGTGCCGATCGTCCGCAAAAAGGGCGTTACAGAGAATTTTTTCAGTGCGATGCAGATGTAATTGGAAGTAATTCTTTATTGAACGAAATCGAGTTGGTTCAACTAATTGATACTGTTTTTTCAAAACTGAAAATTTCAACAGTTTTGAAAATAAATAATCGAAAAATTTTATCTGGACTTGCCGAAGTAATTGGCGAAAAAGAAAAAATTGTAACCATTACTGTTGCGATTGACAAATTAGATAAGATTGGTAAAGATGGCGTAAATAAAGAACTTCAAGAAAATGGACTGAGCGCATCTTCCATCGAAAAATTGCAACCTTTAATTGACTTTAAAGGAAATGATATTGAAAAAATTAATTTTTTGAAACAACTTTTAGCAACTTCCGAAATCGGATTAATAGGTATTCAAGAATTAGAATATCTTTTTAAAATACTTTCCGATTTAAAATTAGAAACATTAAAAACAGAAATAGACATTACGCTGGCACGCGGATTAAATTATTATACTGGAGCCATTTTTGAAGTAAAGGCGAACGCAGGAACTTTATCCAGCAGCATTTGTGGTGGCGGTCGTTACGATGATTTGACGGGTATTTTTGGTTTGCCCAATATGTCGGGGGTCGGAATCTCTTTCGGTGCCGATCGCATTTACGATGTGTTGAACGAACTGAATTTATTCCCTGAAACCATTACTGCATCTACCAAATTATTATTTGTAAACTTCGGTGAAGCAGAACAAAATTATTGTTTGCCTTTACTCGAAAAAGTGCGTGCAGCAGGCATTAACGCGGAGATTTATCCTGACCAAACAAAAATTAAAAAACAATTCGATTACGCCAATAAAAAACAAATTCCTTATGTGGTAGTAGTTGGAACAGAGGAAATGCAAAGTCATTTGCTCACTTTCAAAAACATGAATTCAGGCGAACAAACAAAAATTTCGATAGAGCAAATCATCGAAAACCTTCGCTAAAAAAATCTTTTAAAAATATGGCGACACATTCCATTTCTACTTCGCAGCTTACCTTCGAAACGATTGAAAAAATAATTTCTGAGAAGCGTTCGCTCGTTTTATCAGAAGATGCAAAAAAAAGAATTTTAAAATGTCGTGATTATTTAGACAAGAAATTAAAATCTCAAAAAGAACCTATTTACGGTATCAACACAGGTTTTGGCTCTTTGTGCAATACTTCTATTCCTGAAAAAGAATTGGAGAAATTACAAGAAAATTTAGTGATGTCGCACGCCTGCGGAACAGGCGATGAAGTACCGCATGAAATTGTAAAATTAATGTTGTTACTGAAGATACAATCCTTGAGTTACGGACATTCTGGAGTACAATTAGTAACCGTTCAACGTTTAATAGATTTATTTAATTCAGATATTTTACCTGTTATTTTTCAACAAGGTTCATTAGGCGCATCTGGCGATTTGGCACCATTGGCGCACCTTTCCTTGTGTTTAATCGGAATGGGAGAAGTTTATTTTGAAGGTAAAAAACAATCTACCGAATCCGTTTACAAAAAAATAAAATGGAAAGCGATTGCGCTGAAATCTAAAGAGGGCTTGGCTTTGCTGAATGGCACACAATTTATGAGTGCGTACGGAATTTGGAATATCTTGCGTGCCAAAAATTTAAGTTCCGCCGCAGATACTATCTCTGCAATTTCTTTGGACGCTTTTGACGGACGCATTGATCCTTTCGATTCCAAAATACATGCTGTTCGTCCGCATGACGGACAAATTGAAACGGCAAAAAATATTTGTCAAATTTTAAAAGGAAGTGAATTAATAAAGCGTAAAAAGACACACGTTCAAGATCCGTATTCTTTTCGCTGCATTCCGCAAGTTCACGGAGCTTCTAAAGATGCAATCGCTTACGTTGAAAAAATATTTTTGACAGAGATAAATTCTGTAACGGACAATCCAACTATTTTTCCAGACGAAGATGAAATAATTTCTGGAGGAAATTTTCACGGACAACCTTTGGCATTGGCTTTGGATTTTTTAGCCATCGCTTTAGCAGAATTGGCAAGCATTTCCGAACGAAGAATTTATTTATTGATTTCAGGACAACGAGATTTGCCTCCGTTTTTAGTAAAAAAAACCGGATTAAATTCCGGTTTTATGATTGCGCAATATACCGCAGCATCTATTGTTAGCCAGAATAAACAATATTGTACGCCTGCTTCTGTTGATTCCATTGTTAGTTCAAACGGACAAGAAGATCACGTAAGTATGGGCGCGAATGCCGCCACAAAATGTTTTCAAGTTGTAAAAAATGTGGAGCGTGTTTTAGGAATAGAACTATTCTGCGCCGCTCAGGCATTGGACTTCAGAAAGCCATTAAAATCTTCTACTGTCATCGAAAAAATTATTTTTTCGTACCGTAAAAAAATAAATTTTCTGACCGAAGATAAAATTATGTTTTCGGAAATTGAAAAAAGCATTACATTCATTAAGGAATTGTAACATTTTCCATGAAAAAAATATTTTTTTCTGTCTTTTTTCTGATAGCGCTTTCTGGAAAAATAAATGCGCAGTTTACAAATGTGATTATTGACAGCACACGCGCTCCCGAAGAAGTTTCTATTTGCATAAATCCTAAAAATCCAAGTGAAATAGCTGCTGGAGCGAATATCAAAAATTATTATTATTCGCAAGATTCCGGAAAAACGTGGCAGCAAAATTACCTCAGCTCTACAAGTGGCGTTTGGGGCGATCCATGTGTGTTAGCAGATAGTTCTGGCGATTTTTATTTTGTACATCTTTCATATCCTTTTATGGGAAATTGGATTGATCGGATTGTTTGTCAAAAATCCATTGACGGCGGAAAACACTATACGCAAGATACTTACACGGGTTTAAATGGGAAAAAAAATCAAGATAAAGCTTGGGGAGCAATTGATTTAACAAACAGCAATTATAAAAATAATATTTATTTAACTTGGACACAATTCGATAAATATGCGAGCACCAATCGAAAAGACAGCAGCATTATTTTATTTTCGCGCTCCAGCGATGCCGGAAAAACATGGACGTATGCGCAACGCATCAGCTCTCAAGCTGGGAATTGTTTGGATGGCGATAGTACGGTAGAAGGCGCTGTTCCTTGCGTTGGACCATCTGGACAAATATATGTTTCTTGGGCTGGTCCTTCTGGATTGGTTTTTAATAAATCTTATGATACCGGAAAAACATGGCTTCCACATGAAAAACAAATTGCCGAAATCCCAGGTGGTTGGGATTATGAAATTACAGGAATTAATCGTGCCAACGGTTTGCCGATAACAGCTTGCGATATTAGCAACAGTATTTACAGAGGAACTATTTATGTAAACTGGACGGATCAACGAAATGGAAATACAGATACTGATGTTTGGCTAATAAAATCAAGTGATGGCGGTGAATCGTGGACTTCGCCAATTCGCGTGAACAATGATGCACCTGGTAAACAACAATTTTTTACTTGGATGACCATTGATCAAAGCAACGGAAACGTGTATTGTATTTTTTACGACAGGCGCGAACATAGCGGTGATACTACCGATGTGTACATGGCGCGTTCAACGGATGGCGGAAACACGTTTAGTAATTTTAAAATCAATAAAAATTATTTTGTGCCAGATGCTGAAACTTTTTTTGGAGATTATGTCGGATTAAGCGTTGATAATAGAATGATTCGTCCGATTTGGATGCAACTCGACAAAAGGCATTTGGAAATAGCTACTGCATTAATAAACGATAATATGTTGGGCTTGCCAAGTATTCAAAATATGCTTACAGCACCCGAAATTCCACAAGAAAATAGAGTGAACGACGTGTTTGATTTCGCTTTCAATTTATCAGAAGACGATTTTGTAAATTTGAGTGTAAAAAATATTTTAGGAGAAAATATTTTGCAATTGTATAAAAATAATTTTTTTGAAAAAGGAGAACACGATTTTATTTTTAATCCAAAAAAATATTTTTTGAAGCGAGGAATTTATTATTTTTCATTCGAGAGCAAGAATGAAAAAATCAAAAAAAAGATATGTGTACTTTAAAATTCAATTCTAAAAATCGCATTCGAAAAAATAATTTTTCAAACACATAAATTAAAACTGGAACGTATGAATATTTTCTTGATAGGGTATATGGGTAGCGGAAAATCTACTGTTGGAAAAAAATTAGCGACGAAGCTAAACCGCCCATTTATTGATTTAGATCAGTACCTCGAAAAAAAAGAAAACAGAAGTATTGCTGAAATTTTTGAAACGGAAGGCGAAGGCAAATTCCGAGAGAAAGAACGCGTTTATTTACAGGAGATTTGTGCGCAGGACAATACAATTGTCGCGCTTGGTGGCGGCACTGTTTGCTTTTTTGATAATCTGAAATTAATTCATTCTCATGGAATCAGTATTTATTTAAAAGCGAGTGTGGACACAATTTTTAATCGCTTAAAAAACGCTAAAACAAAACGTCCTTTGTTAGAAAAATTCTCTTCAGATGAAGAATTTAAAGAATACATTTCTATCCATCTTTCCAGTCGTGAAACCTTTTATTCGCAAGCTACTTATAAGGTGAAAGCAAAAAATATCAATGTGGATGAGCTCGTGCTTTTTTTGATAAAGGAAGGATGCTAATTTTTGTGTAAAGAAAATTTGAGCTTCAAAAAATTATTTTTTCATGTAACAGATTTCGGCGAGATGCCTGTAAATAAAAGCGGAGCGGAACGAAACGCTTAAAGCAGCTAATTATTTATTCACTTGTTTAAATCCGATTCTTTCCCGATTTTGATATTGAAGTTCATGCTGTTTCGATTGTTCCAACTGTTTCAGATAATTAAATATCAATTCAATATCATTGCTGTTAACTTCTGTTTTTTGTTTTATTACTCCAAGTTCAATTAAAATGACTTTATGTGTTAGTAGTATTTCACGCATTTTAACAAAAACTACTATAATTTTAATACTCATTTGCGTTGCTCGCCCACTTTTTAAAACATTTGTTAATTGTAGTAAACCGTGTTCCGTAAATACATACGGCAATGAACCACCAAGATGCTGTTTGGAAGGTATCGCATTTTGCGAACCATATTATCTG is part of the Bacteroidia bacterium genome and harbors:
- a CDS encoding tyrosine phenol-lyase, with the protein product MKNLEKRSWAEPYKMKMVELLKMTTKAQRIKAIKEAGYNTFLLKSEDVYIDLLTDSGTNSMSDQQWGAFMTGDEAYAGSKSYYKLEDAVTKYYGYKYLVPTHQGRAAENIISKILIKKGDIVPGNMYFTTTRLHQELAGGIFADIIIDEAHDPLNEHPFKGNVDISKLDKLVKEHGSKKIAYVSLATNVNLAGGQPVSMANIKELREYTNKHKIRIIHDMTRVAENAYFIQQREKGYDKKTIKEIVKEICSYTDGATMSAKKDALVNIGGFMATNEPDVFEEARNLVVVYEGLHTYGGLAGRDMEAIAVGIAEGLDDNHQRARVGQVEYLGHKMMEYNIPIVKPIGGHGVFVDAKAFLPHLTQDQYPAQTLTTEIFIDSGVRTMERGIVSAGRKANGENYYPKLELVRFTIPRRVYTQAHMDVVAESAAAVYERRKSIKGLKMVYEPKYLRFFQAKFEKL
- a CDS encoding cbb3-type cytochrome c oxidase subunit I, with the translated sequence MKKSKINIGNLFLLSALSMLALCLCFGILAAITYIFPYFLKNELGFVSLRPLHVSSAIFWLILGATGCVYNGLQLYTGQAIINNRSLIQWGLWILAIVGILFSYCIKKFGGREYWEFDPIWALPIVIAWVLFLINFISIVRKIKSWPVYIWMWLTGIVFFLFTFLENYLWIFPFFREHFITDMTIQWKVNGSLVGSWNQILYGTAIFLMDKIEGTETTGNSKQAFFMYFLGLFNLMFNWGHHLYTLPGENYIRYIGYIVSMTEWIFFIKIIYDWKKSVSSIQKNYHYFPFRFLMATDIWVFLNMIQALLMSIPAINIYTHGTHVTVAHAMGTTIGINSMILFAACFEFFNFKYIDKSRTANYLNKFFWGLQISLFIFWLSLNAAGVKKGIWQMSLHQVSYSEMMESLRPYFIVFGIAGIGLLICFSSIAILLIKNASIKNEIYEKYN
- a CDS encoding thioredoxin family protein, which translates into the protein MLKPEIVKSITRLYGYEEYKSFVISLANEHKSTGEQTNEHVAATLINSQRIKRIDKQCELNSELKNSLDLIKSRYQWIVITESWCGDGAQCLPVIAKMAKYNSLINLKIILRDQNLEMMDLFLTNGNRAIPKLICLDENSNKIIGTWGPRPKIIQDMVVDYKNKFPEATHEEFVTSLHLWYARDKTQAIQTEFVELLKKWSIQKTV
- the hisS gene encoding histidine--tRNA ligase, which produces MNKPSIPKGTRDFSPQEMVKRNYIFDTIRETFQRFGYLPIETPAMESLETLMGKYGEEGDKLIFKILNSGNFFSEFKNDEQIVEEKNKGEKNFTKYISEKALRYDLTVPFARYVVQHQNEITFPFKRYQIQPVWRADRPQKGRYREFFQCDADVIGSNSLLNEIELVQLIDTVFSKLKISTVLKINNRKILSGLAEVIGEKEKIVTITVAIDKLDKIGKDGVNKELQENGLSASSIEKLQPLIDFKGNDIEKINFLKQLLATSEIGLIGIQELEYLFKILSDLKLETLKTEIDITLARGLNYYTGAIFEVKANAGTLSSSICGGGRYDDLTGIFGLPNMSGVGISFGADRIYDVLNELNLFPETITASTKLLFVNFGEAEQNYCLPLLEKVRAAGINAEIYPDQTKIKKQFDYANKKQIPYVVVVGTEEMQSHLLTFKNMNSGEQTKISIEQIIENLR
- the ettA gene encoding energy-dependent translational throttle protein EttA yields the protein MSEGRQIIFSMVKVGKTLTTGKTILKDIYLSFYYGAKIGIIGLNGSGKSTLMKIIAGVEKSYQGELHFSPGYKIGYLEQEPQLDNSKTVIEIVREGAQEFVDILKEYEEVNNKFSEPMSDDEMNKLIERQARLNDLIDQHDLWNLDNRLEMAMDALRCPESNVSVKNLSGGERRRVALCRLLIQKPAILLLDEPTNHLDAESVDWLEQHLKTYEGTVIAITHDRYFLDNVAGWILELDRGEGIPWKGNYSLWLEQKGQRLAQEEKTESKRQKILARELDWVRQGAKGRQAKSKARLQNYDKMLGEDVKSKEEKLELFISNGPRLGSEVIESVGISKGFGDKLLYENLSFKLPPAGIVGIIGPNGAGKTTLFRMIMGQEKPDTGEFKIGSTVKVSYVDQAHENIDPNKTVYEVITGGNEIIEMGGMTINSRAYVSRFNFNGTEQGKKCGVLSGGERSRLHLALTLKSEANVLLLDEPSNDIDVNTLRALEEALENFAGCAVVISHDRWFLDRICTHILAFEGDSQVYYFEGGYTEYEENKKKRLGNVEPKRIRYKKLAV
- a CDS encoding cytochrome c, whose product is MKWKNVHVFLILCTSFLIYSFSIYLQPLSAKKAEGFDVKKASEGHLVWQKYNCQTCHQLYGLGGFLGPDLTNVISTQGKGEPLIRAMVSAGAKQMPAFNLSEEELSNLIEFLKSVDKSGTSDPRSFKTERFGMIEQNEKK